A window from Variovorax sp. PBL-E5 encodes these proteins:
- a CDS encoding MFS transporter: MSASPGRGGMALAALMPWAIGLVTAIDYFDNALFAFFASYIAGGISATADELVWASSVYALGAVLGILQQHAWVERLGYRRYLALCMFAFAAAGVCAALCENPIQLALARGVQGYFVGPMLGACRILIQIGIAPQRRPKALRAFMVLIVFGGGLAPVVGAFLVTHFEWRSLFLCTVPAAVLAGALVLWTLPDIGDVAPHERTEPHRLAYLVFALAQAALQVVLTRTHFELFSTSPALIGLAIAGIAGLAWFAQQQWRQPAPLVRLHAFRHSTFRVGLALYVVYYYLSTGFSYLLPRLMEGGLGFTVGDTGYFTGMASLAASLLVFVYLRHSARVVHKKWLIVPGFGIAALAAWWLAQMSPEVGRAALLGPLLLRGLMMLFVVLPVANLTFRPFAAEEFAHGYRLKNLVRQLAISFATATAIAVQTHRVALHEARLSESTTASNATFVQALDVLTRGFVASGHAIGEAHAMALGSLWRVLEQQATFMASLDGFEVMAVIALAAGAFAAWQREID, from the coding sequence ATCTCCGCATCGCCCGGCCGCGGCGGCATGGCGCTGGCCGCGCTGATGCCGTGGGCCATCGGTCTCGTGACCGCGATCGACTACTTCGACAACGCGCTCTTCGCCTTCTTCGCCAGCTACATCGCCGGCGGCATCAGCGCGACAGCCGACGAGCTGGTGTGGGCCTCGAGTGTCTACGCGCTGGGCGCGGTGCTGGGCATCCTGCAGCAGCACGCGTGGGTCGAACGGCTCGGCTACCGGCGCTACCTCGCGCTGTGCATGTTCGCCTTCGCCGCCGCCGGCGTGTGCGCCGCGCTGTGCGAGAACCCGATCCAGCTCGCGCTGGCGCGCGGCGTGCAAGGCTATTTCGTCGGACCGATGCTGGGCGCCTGCCGCATCCTGATCCAGATCGGCATCGCGCCCCAGCGGCGTCCCAAGGCGCTGCGGGCCTTCATGGTGCTGATCGTGTTCGGCGGCGGGCTGGCGCCGGTGGTCGGCGCCTTCCTCGTCACCCATTTCGAATGGCGCTCGCTGTTCCTGTGCACCGTGCCGGCCGCAGTGCTCGCGGGTGCGCTGGTGCTCTGGACATTGCCCGACATCGGCGACGTCGCGCCGCACGAGCGCACCGAGCCGCACCGCCTGGCCTACCTGGTGTTCGCGCTGGCGCAGGCGGCGCTGCAGGTCGTGCTCACGCGCACGCACTTCGAGCTGTTCTCCACATCGCCCGCGCTGATCGGCCTGGCCATCGCCGGCATCGCCGGCCTGGCCTGGTTCGCACAGCAGCAATGGCGCCAGCCGGCGCCGCTGGTGCGGCTGCACGCGTTCAGGCATTCGACCTTCCGCGTCGGACTGGCGCTGTACGTCGTCTACTACTACCTCTCGACCGGCTTCAGCTACCTGCTGCCGCGCCTGATGGAAGGCGGCCTCGGCTTCACGGTCGGCGACACCGGCTACTTCACCGGCATGGCCTCGCTGGCAGCCAGCCTGCTGGTCTTCGTCTATCTGCGCCATTCGGCGCGCGTCGTTCACAAGAAGTGGCTCATCGTGCCGGGCTTCGGCATCGCGGCGCTGGCGGCGTGGTGGCTGGCGCAGATGTCACCGGAAGTCGGGCGCGCCGCGCTGCTGGGGCCCTTGCTGCTGCGGGGACTGATGATGCTGTTCGTCGTGCTGCCGGTGGCGAACCTCACCTTCCGGCCCTTCGCCGCGGAGGAGTTCGCGCATGGCTACCGGCTCAAGAACCTGGTGCGCCAGCTGGCCATTTCCTTCGCGACCGCGACCGCCATCGCTGTGCAGACGCACCGTGTCGCGTTGCACGAAGCGCGGCTGAGCGAGTCGACCACCGCATCCAACGCCACCTTCGTTCAGGCGCTCGATGTGCTGACCCGGGGCTTCGTGGCCTCGGGCCATGCCATCGGCGAAGCGCATGCCATGGCCCTGGGCAGCCTGTGGCGCGTGCTGGAGCAGCAGGCCACCTTCATGGCCTCGCTCGACGGCTTCGAGGTGATGGCCGTGATCGCGCTCGCGGCCGGCGCCTTCGCGGCGTGGCAGCGCGAGATCGACTGA